In Tenuifilum sp. 4138str, a single genomic region encodes these proteins:
- a CDS encoding PorP/SprF family type IX secretion system membrane protein gives MNRFKKYWYSVLLLFSAFSVFSQDMQFTQFYANPLYLSPSFTGGIVGYRVAANYRNQWTFVPGTFNTFSVSWDHNSPAFRSGFGVMAVRDQAGDGNLANTRMGVLYSYDIEPFPDWHLRPGLAFFLQQISIDFSKLIFSDQLTSTPMPPTSVTQPGKDAVWDIDVSSSILAYSDNMWLGVTWDHMLKPVATFYDDNSRLPHKITVHGGYRYITKGFLLSRIEESFTVAFNYRVQDIYRQLDLGLYFYSQPISFGVWWRGLPKNSVGRRVDALAFMVGYKWEQVSMGYSYDFTISRLGLASGGSHEISMIYEFRLTPKKRWKAIPCPTF, from the coding sequence ATGAACAGGTTTAAAAAATACTGGTATTCTGTTTTACTGCTTTTTTCTGCATTTTCGGTTTTCTCCCAGGATATGCAGTTTACCCAGTTTTATGCAAATCCTTTGTACTTATCCCCTTCATTTACCGGAGGAATAGTTGGGTATAGGGTTGCTGCAAACTATCGTAACCAGTGGACATTTGTCCCGGGAACATTCAACACCTTCAGCGTTTCATGGGATCACAACTCTCCCGCTTTCCGAAGTGGCTTTGGAGTTATGGCTGTGCGCGATCAGGCCGGCGACGGTAACTTGGCAAATACTAGGATGGGTGTGCTTTATTCATACGATATTGAACCTTTCCCCGATTGGCATCTACGACCCGGTCTGGCTTTCTTCCTCCAGCAGATTTCCATTGATTTCAGCAAGCTGATTTTTAGCGATCAGCTTACATCCACACCAATGCCACCAACCTCGGTTACGCAGCCCGGTAAGGATGCTGTATGGGATATTGATGTTTCTTCTTCAATCCTAGCATACTCTGATAATATGTGGCTTGGTGTAACCTGGGATCATATGCTTAAACCCGTGGCCACTTTCTACGACGATAATTCTAGGCTGCCGCATAAGATAACCGTGCATGGGGGGTATAGGTACATTACAAAAGGTTTTTTGCTCAGTAGAATTGAGGAATCCTTTACTGTAGCCTTTAATTATCGGGTTCAGGATATTTATCGCCAGCTCGATTTGGGATTATACTTCTATTCACAACCCATTAGTTTTGGTGTTTGGTGGAGGGGATTACCCAAAAACTCCGTTGGCCGAAGGGTTGATGCCTTAGCTTTTATGGTTGGTTACAAGTGGGAGCAAGTAAGCATGGGGTATAGCTACGATTTTACAATATCCCGACTTGGTTTAGCCTCAGGTGGTTCACATGAAATATCTATGATATATGAATTTAGGTTAACGCCTAAAAAGCGCTGGAAGGCCATTCCTTGTCCAACGTTTTAG